Genomic segment of Flavobacteriales bacterium:
ATATCCTGCATTTGACTAATGGCGGTAGATTTGTGAATATATTCATTCATGCCACTATCCATAGCCTTTACCATCACTGCATTTTGAGGTAGAGAAGTAAAAGCGACAATAGGCGTTTTTGAGTCAAAGGTTCTAATAGCACGTGCCACATCATACCCGTTTTCTTTGGGCATGTGTATATCCAACAATATCAGTTTATACGAATTTTTTTGGAGTAGAGTTAGCGTGTCTTTTTGATTTTGAGCTGTATCAAAAGAAATTCCCATCTTGCTGAACATAATGCTCATAAACAAACTATTGATTTCATTATCATCCACAATAAGAATTTTATTTGAGTCCATAATAAGTAGTAATAAAACAGTAAAGATAACTATACAACATGTATGCCTTATTGTAATTCACTCATTATTAATGTTTTGCGAAGCATAGTGTAATCGGTTTATTCCCAATTTTGGGAATTTATATTCAATGTGGGTTATTTGAAATGTAGTTTCAGGCAATGCCAAA
This window contains:
- a CDS encoding response regulator, producing the protein MDSNKILIVDDNEINSLFMSIMFSKMGISFDTAQNQKDTLTLLQKNSYKLILLDIHMPKENGYDVARAIRTFDSKTPIVAFTSLPQNAVMVKAMDSGMNEYIHKSTAISQMQDMFEKYGIIAA